The proteins below are encoded in one region of Arenibacter algicola:
- a CDS encoding aspartate kinase translates to MKTISSVVEDYIKKKPFLQSALAQGIINLTSLSRIVKPEIESELGKDIRNGAIVMALKRLSDDLEFRATHKIIKVLKNIGEITVRSSLTDFTFLVSESILENQTVLLNEVNRNKDVFYTSSRGVNELNIVVSNILDEAVEELFKNEKCTQKAENLSSITVKLPAENVSVPGIYYFIFQRLAWEGIVLYEVISTTNEFTIIVNDEQVDVAFKTIKDLKTL, encoded by the coding sequence ATGAAGACTATTTCATCGGTCGTGGAAGACTACATTAAAAAGAAACCATTTTTGCAAAGTGCTTTAGCTCAGGGTATTATTAACTTAACATCGCTTTCTAGGATAGTAAAACCGGAAATAGAAAGTGAGTTGGGGAAGGATATTCGCAACGGTGCTATTGTAATGGCCTTAAAACGTCTTTCCGATGATTTAGAGTTCCGTGCTACCCATAAAATTATTAAAGTTTTAAAAAATATCGGGGAAATCACGGTAAGGTCATCATTGACCGATTTTACCTTTTTGGTATCCGAATCCATTTTGGAAAATCAGACTGTTTTGTTAAATGAGGTAAATAGGAATAAGGATGTTTTCTATACCTCGTCAAGGGGGGTCAACGAACTTAATATCGTTGTCAGCAATATTTTGGACGAGGCAGTGGAAGAGTTGTTCAAGAACGAGAAGTGTACCCAAAAAGCAGAAAACCTTTCCTCGATTACCGTAAAATTACCGGCGGAAAACGTTTCTGTCCCTGGAATCTATTACTTTATTTTTCAACGTTTGGCTTGGGAAGGAATCGTCCTTTATGAAGTAATATCTACCACCAATGAATTTACTATCATCGTAAATGATGAACAGGTAGATGTGGCCTTTAAGACAATTAAGGATCTCAAAACCTTGTAA
- a CDS encoding thioredoxin-like domain-containing protein, protein MNPKNAFFLLTLCFTLLSEAQHSVSGNLSPADDYKWLIAYKLNPDHQNYIADTAVKNGAFSLDMPANAQTGMYRLVYAVPQEEFYFDFIYNGKEDIVLSFDSQKGLSFISSTENLLYARYFNEIHGLEKQITQFYAEQKKDRNLLINLNQKLAAVQKSFETQSQGMLSAHFISANRPYISSGYEDAETYMKHKREHYFDALDFNDQVLQGSDFLKDKVVNYVFTALPNHQIANNEKEPVIMDNVKELAQVLEDVSATNQVQLFNSLWTRASNDNLNKVADFIYDNYLKSLATETNKSELIKKIEIQNRLRLGAVAPEIIWNEGSITKRLSGLSGAKNYVIVFWSSTCSHCLQQLPEFHKALKDIPNTKVLAIGLEDDDVTWKKESAKLSNFVHGIALGKWESPYADIYDIQQTPTYYVLDNEKRIVARPGDYEEVLKFLKHHD, encoded by the coding sequence ATGAATCCAAAAAACGCATTTTTCCTATTAACCCTTTGTTTCACTTTATTATCGGAGGCCCAACACAGTGTTTCGGGAAATTTATCCCCTGCCGACGATTATAAATGGTTAATTGCCTACAAATTAAATCCGGACCATCAGAATTATATAGCCGATACCGCTGTTAAAAACGGAGCTTTCTCCTTAGATATGCCCGCCAATGCCCAGACGGGTATGTATAGACTGGTATATGCAGTGCCACAGGAGGAGTTTTATTTTGATTTTATCTATAACGGCAAGGAAGATATTGTACTCTCCTTCGATTCCCAAAAAGGCTTGTCTTTTATATCCTCAACAGAAAACCTACTATACGCCCGGTACTTTAATGAAATTCATGGGTTGGAGAAACAAATAACCCAGTTTTATGCGGAACAAAAGAAAGACCGTAACCTGCTTATAAACCTGAACCAAAAATTGGCTGCGGTGCAAAAATCATTCGAGACCCAATCTCAAGGGATGCTCAGCGCACATTTTATATCTGCAAACAGGCCCTACATTTCTTCAGGGTATGAGGATGCCGAAACTTATATGAAACATAAAAGGGAACATTATTTTGATGCCTTGGACTTTAACGATCAGGTACTACAGGGATCAGACTTTTTAAAGGACAAAGTAGTTAATTACGTATTTACGGCCCTGCCAAATCATCAAATTGCCAATAATGAAAAAGAGCCGGTAATAATGGACAATGTGAAGGAATTGGCCCAGGTACTGGAAGATGTAAGCGCTACCAACCAGGTGCAGTTATTTAACAGTCTATGGACTCGGGCGTCCAATGATAATTTAAATAAAGTGGCCGATTTTATCTATGATAATTATCTAAAATCCCTGGCAACAGAAACCAATAAATCCGAACTCATAAAAAAGATCGAAATCCAAAATCGACTTCGATTGGGAGCAGTAGCCCCAGAAATTATCTGGAATGAGGGCAGTATTACCAAAAGGCTTAGTGGTCTTTCCGGAGCAAAAAATTATGTAATTGTTTTTTGGAGCAGCACCTGTTCGCATTGCCTACAGCAACTTCCTGAATTTCACAAGGCCTTAAAGGATATTCCCAATACAAAGGTGCTGGCCATTGGCCTGGAGGATGATGATGTAACCTGGAAAAAGGAATCGGCAAAGCTATCAAACTTTGTTCATGGTATTGCTTTGGGAAAATGGGAAAGTCCGTATGCCGACATATATGATATTCAACAAACCCCCACCTATTATGTTTTGGACAACGAAAAACGTATTGTTGCCAGGCCGGGGGATTACGAAGAGGTTTTGAAATTTTTAAAACACCACGATTAA
- the mfd gene encoding transcription-repair coupling factor, with translation MLQLFAQSPQLGKLRATIANFQENAAATSSPKTNIKGLTGSALSFVIAEIFHKSEAPFLFILNDKEEAAYYLNDLEQLLGDNDVLFYPGSYRRPYQIEETDNANVLLRAEVLNRINSRKKPAIIVTYADALFEKVVTRKELEKNTLKIKLDDTLSLDFLNEVLFEYKFKRVDFVTEPGEFSVRGGIMDVFSFSHDEPYRIEFFGDEVDSIRTFDVETQLSTQKVKKITIIPNVENKFLDENRESFLKYISPNTLIFSKNLSLLYARLDSFFEKAEEAFTELSKEIKHAKPQELFTNSDLLKHQLADFGLVEIDGSTTTSSDPETIVFNTKPQPSFIKKFDLLIENLNDNYKNGFTNYLFCATDQQAKRFHDIFDEVGKEVHYKTVVLPLYQGFLDHDLKIACYTDHQIFERYLKFHLKNGYAKKQAITLKDLNKLEIGDYVTHIDHGIGKFGGLQKIDVEGKKQEAIKLMYGERDILYVSIHSLHKISKFNGKDGAPPKIYKLGSGAWKKIKDKAKSRVKKIAFDLIQLYAKRRLEKGFQYGPDSYLQHELEASFIYEDTPDQSKSTEDIKKDMESERPMDRLVCGDVGFGKTEVAIRAAFKAVDNGKQVAVLVPTTILAFQHHRTFSERLKDMPVTVDYVNRFRTAKEKKETLENLAAGKVDIIIGTHQLVNKNVKFKDLGLLVVDEEQKFGVSVKDKLKSIKENVDVLTLTATPIPRTLQFSLMAARDLSVINTAPPNRYPIESEVIRFSEETIRDAITYEIQRGGQVFFIHNRIENIKEVAGMIQRLVPDAKIGIGHGQMEGKKLETLMLAFMNGEFDVLISTTIVESGLDVTNANTIFINNANNFGLSDLHQMRGRVGRSNKKAFCYFITPPYDVMTNDARKRIQALEQFTDLGSGFNIAMKDLEIRGAGDLLGGEQSGFINEIGFDAYQKILAEAIDELKENEFKELYEEVGGKQKIFVKETQIDSDFELLFPDDYINNITERLNLYTELNQVSDEEGLQKFETELVDRFGELPTQAEDLLNSVRIKWIANSIGLEKIVMKKGKMIGYFIADQQSDFYQSSSFTAVLQFVQAHPNLAKLKEKQTRNGLRLLLVFENINTIDKAYKSIQPFNSLIPKTGITVPKNAPI, from the coding sequence ATGTTACAACTGTTCGCACAGTCTCCCCAACTGGGAAAACTGAGGGCTACTATTGCCAATTTCCAAGAAAATGCCGCTGCGACCTCAAGCCCTAAAACAAATATAAAAGGCCTAACAGGGTCTGCCCTGTCCTTTGTTATTGCAGAAATATTTCATAAATCCGAAGCTCCATTTTTGTTTATTTTGAACGACAAGGAGGAAGCCGCCTATTATTTAAATGACCTGGAACAACTCTTAGGAGATAATGATGTCCTATTTTATCCAGGTAGTTACAGAAGGCCCTACCAGATTGAGGAAACCGACAATGCCAATGTGCTTTTGCGGGCAGAAGTCCTGAACCGCATCAACTCCAGAAAAAAACCCGCCATCATCGTTACCTACGCCGATGCGCTTTTCGAAAAAGTGGTGACCCGAAAGGAACTGGAGAAAAACACCCTAAAAATTAAACTGGACGATACCCTTTCCCTGGACTTTCTAAATGAGGTACTGTTCGAATACAAATTTAAAAGGGTCGATTTTGTTACGGAACCAGGAGAATTCTCGGTTCGGGGCGGCATCATGGACGTATTTTCCTTTTCCCACGATGAACCGTACAGGATTGAATTCTTTGGGGACGAGGTAGACAGTATCAGGACCTTTGATGTGGAAACGCAATTGTCTACACAAAAGGTCAAAAAGATTACCATCATCCCCAATGTGGAAAACAAGTTCCTAGACGAAAACCGGGAAAGCTTTCTAAAGTACATATCCCCAAACACCCTAATCTTTAGCAAGAACCTGAGTTTGCTCTACGCTAGGTTAGATTCATTTTTTGAAAAAGCAGAAGAGGCATTTACCGAACTGTCCAAGGAAATAAAGCATGCGAAACCACAGGAATTGTTTACCAATTCCGATTTATTGAAACATCAGCTGGCCGATTTTGGCCTTGTAGAGATCGATGGAAGCACTACAACTTCGAGTGATCCGGAAACCATAGTTTTCAATACAAAACCACAACCATCCTTCATTAAAAAATTCGATTTATTAATTGAAAACCTTAACGATAACTACAAAAACGGGTTTACCAATTATCTCTTTTGCGCCACAGACCAACAGGCTAAAAGGTTTCACGATATTTTTGATGAAGTGGGAAAGGAAGTCCATTATAAAACCGTTGTACTTCCCCTATACCAAGGCTTTTTGGACCATGATCTAAAGATAGCCTGTTACACGGACCATCAAATCTTTGAGCGCTATCTAAAATTCCACTTAAAAAATGGCTACGCCAAAAAACAGGCCATTACCCTAAAGGATCTGAACAAATTGGAAATTGGAGACTATGTTACCCACATAGACCACGGTATCGGGAAATTTGGGGGCTTACAAAAGATAGACGTTGAAGGCAAGAAACAAGAAGCTATAAAGCTAATGTACGGGGAAAGGGACATACTTTATGTCAGCATACATTCACTGCACAAAATCTCGAAATTCAATGGAAAGGACGGCGCTCCCCCAAAAATATACAAGCTGGGTTCAGGGGCATGGAAAAAAATCAAGGACAAGGCCAAGTCGCGTGTTAAAAAAATTGCCTTCGATCTTATCCAACTTTATGCCAAGCGAAGGCTGGAAAAAGGATTTCAATACGGTCCGGATAGCTACTTACAGCACGAACTGGAGGCTTCCTTTATTTATGAAGATACTCCGGACCAAAGCAAGTCTACCGAGGACATCAAGAAGGACATGGAAAGCGAAAGACCTATGGACCGACTCGTTTGTGGGGATGTAGGTTTTGGCAAAACGGAGGTGGCAATTAGGGCGGCTTTTAAAGCTGTGGACAATGGCAAGCAGGTAGCAGTGTTGGTCCCTACCACCATTTTGGCTTTTCAACACCACCGTACCTTTTCGGAGCGTTTGAAAGATATGCCGGTTACCGTAGATTACGTAAACCGTTTTAGGACCGCCAAGGAGAAAAAGGAGACCTTGGAAAATCTGGCTGCCGGTAAGGTGGATATTATTATAGGCACCCATCAATTGGTGAACAAAAATGTGAAGTTCAAGGATCTGGGCTTATTGGTTGTGGATGAAGAGCAAAAATTTGGGGTATCGGTCAAGGACAAATTAAAATCCATAAAAGAAAACGTAGATGTACTAACGCTTACCGCCACACCTATCCCAAGAACACTTCAATTTAGTTTAATGGCGGCAAGGGACCTTTCGGTCATCAATACGGCACCGCCCAATAGATACCCTATAGAAAGTGAGGTAATCCGTTTCAGCGAAGAGACCATTCGCGATGCCATTACTTACGAAATCCAGCGGGGCGGACAGGTCTTCTTTATCCACAATAGAATTGAAAATATTAAGGAAGTTGCCGGTATGATCCAAAGGCTGGTGCCGGATGCCAAAATTGGCATCGGCCACGGACAAATGGAAGGCAAAAAATTGGAAACCCTTATGTTGGCCTTTATGAATGGGGAGTTTGATGTATTAATTTCTACCACCATTGTAGAAAGTGGTCTGGATGTTACCAACGCCAACACCATTTTCATCAACAATGCCAATAATTTTGGACTAAGCGATCTGCATCAAATGAGGGGACGTGTAGGCCGAAGCAATAAAAAGGCTTTCTGTTACTTTATTACCCCACCATATGACGTCATGACCAACGATGCCAGAAAAAGAATTCAGGCCTTGGAACAATTTACGGATTTGGGCAGCGGTTTCAATATCGCCATGAAAGATCTGGAAATTAGGGGTGCAGGGGATCTGTTGGGAGGAGAGCAAAGCGGATTTATCAATGAAATTGGTTTTGATGCCTATCAAAAAATATTGGCCGAGGCCATAGATGAACTAAAGGAAAACGAATTCAAGGAACTCTATGAGGAAGTAGGCGGCAAACAAAAAATCTTTGTCAAGGAAACCCAAATAGATTCCGATTTTGAATTGTTGTTCCCTGATGATTATATCAACAATATTACCGAACGTTTAAATCTCTATACCGAACTGAACCAGGTTTCCGATGAGGAAGGTTTACAAAAATTTGAGACGGAATTGGTAGACAGATTTGGGGAGCTCCCTACCCAGGCTGAGGATTTATTAAACTCGGTCCGCATCAAATGGATCGCCAATAGTATCGGCCTGGAGAAAATAGTGATGAAGAAAGGCAAGATGATCGGCTATTTTATAGCGGACCAGCAATCTGATTTTTACCAAAGCAGTTCCTTTACCGCCGTGTTGCAATTTGTACAGGCCCATCCCAACCTTGCCAAACTAAAAGAAAAGCAGACCCGTAATGGTTTGCGCTTATTGTTGGTCTTTGAAAATATCAACACTATAGACAAAGCCTATAAATCAATTCAACCATTCAATTCACTTATTCCCAAAACAGGAATAACAGTCCCAAAAAACGCCCCTATATAG